A region of Cardinium endosymbiont of Sogatella furcifera DNA encodes the following proteins:
- a CDS encoding ankyrin repeat domain-containing protein: MKTYIKYSLGLLRMLLTLNTLFACVRTQQGMDTQEKSSPSAIDKPLDTQQGVDAQENPLDSVVDKHVDKQRTALGRAIKKDDCSAVQVLLGYERTDINNAGGDVTSLILALTSGNPDIAAILLNYSGSQTLDVMTPDPESGKGPLYLAAQKGYVEVVTLLLDPKYKDKVDVDAKDKDGNTALYVAARDNKASVVELLKSVEADVNLKGDLEMTPLIVACYGGNLAAVNALLKCKNDNDKKININAVDKEQRTALHRAAHQGNLEIINALLGVEGIEIKLNETDESGNTALHLAIYASQEEAAKRLIEAGVDVTIKNYSDKTPLMVAQDLALGGIIEALLKVL, encoded by the coding sequence ATGAAAACCTATATAAAATATAGCCTAGGCCTATTGCGCATGCTATTAACCCTCAATACCTTGTTTGCTTGTGTGCGTACACAGCAAGGCATGGATACACAAGAAAAATCTTCACCCTCGGCTATAGATAAGCCTCTCGACACGCAGCAAGGAGTGGATGCACAAGAGAACCCTTTAGATTCGGTTGTAGATAAACATGTAGATAAACAAAGAACAGCACTAGGCCGAGCTATAAAGAAAGATGATTGTTCAGCGGTTCAGGTGTTGCTGGGGTATGAGCGGACTGATATTAACAACGCAGGGGGCGACGTCACTTCACTTATATTGGCGCTTACATCTGGAAATCCGGACATAGCTGCGATTTTACTAAATTATTCTGGTAGTCAAACGTTAGATGTTATGACTCCAGATCCAGAGTCAGGCAAAGGACCTCTATACTTGGCAGCTCAAAAAGGTTATGTAGAAGTTGTAACATTACTTTTAGATCCTAAATATAAAGATAAAGTTGATGTAGATGCAAAGGATAAAGATGGCAATACGGCTTTATATGTAGCAGCACGGGATAACAAAGCATCTGTAGTTGAACTTTTAAAATCAGTAGAGGCTGATGTAAATTTAAAAGGTGATTTGGAGATGACGCCTCTCATCGTGGCATGTTACGGAGGTAATCTAGCTGCTGTCAATGCGCTCCTAAAGTGTAAAAATGATAATGATAAAAAGATTAATATAAATGCAGTAGATAAAGAGCAAAGAACGGCTTTGCATCGGGCAGCCCACCAGGGGAACTTAGAGATTATAAACGCTCTTCTAGGCGTTGAAGGTATTGAAATTAAACTAAATGAAACAGATGAATCTGGCAATACTGCTTTGCATCTAGCAATATACGCCAGTCAGGAAGAGGCAGCTAAGCGCTTAATAGAGGCAGGTGTTGATGTTACTATCAAAAATTATAGTGATAAAACACCTCTGATGGTGGCACAAGACCTCGCTCTTGGAGGTATTATAGAAGCGCTCTTGAAGGTATTGTAG